A DNA window from Streptococcus parapneumoniae contains the following coding sequences:
- the gatD gene encoding lipid II isoglutaminyl synthase subunit GatD, producing MVYTSLSSKAGNYPYQLNIAHLYGNLMNTYGDNGNILMLKYVAEKLGTHVTVDIVSLHDDFDENHYDIAFFGGGQDFEQSIIADDLPAKKESIDNYIQNDGVVLAICGGFQLLGQYYVEASGKRIEGLGVMGHYTLNQANNRFIGDIKIHNEDFNETYYGFENHQGRTFLSDDQKPLGQVVYGNGNNEEKIGEGVHYKNVFGSYFHGPILSRNANLAYRLVTTALKKKYGQDIQLPAYEDILSQEIAEEYSDVKSKADFS from the coding sequence ATGGTTTATACTTCACTTTCCTCAAAAGCTGGCAATTACCCCTATCAGCTCAACATTGCCCACCTCTATGGAAACCTCATGAATACCTACGGGGACAATGGAAACATCCTCATGCTCAAGTATGTGGCTGAAAAACTGGGGACACATGTAACGGTTGACATCGTTTCTCTCCATGATGACTTTGATGAAAACCACTATGACATCGCCTTTTTCGGTGGCGGTCAAGACTTTGAACAAAGTATTATTGCAGACGATCTACCTGCTAAAAAAGAGAGCATTGACAACTACATCCAAAACGACGGTGTGGTTCTGGCTATCTGTGGTGGTTTCCAACTATTGGGGCAATATTATGTTGAAGCTTCAGGCAAACGCATCGAAGGACTAGGGGTCATGGGTCACTACACGCTCAATCAGGCCAATAACCGTTTTATCGGGGACATCAAGATTCACAATGAAGATTTCAATGAAACCTACTATGGCTTTGAAAATCACCAGGGCCGTACCTTCCTCTCAGATGACCAAAAACCACTGGGACAGGTAGTCTATGGAAATGGAAACAATGAAGAAAAGATTGGTGAAGGGGTTCATTATAAGAATGTCTTTGGTTCCTACTTCCACGGGCCTATCCTCTCTCGTAATGCCAATCTAGCTTATCGCCTAGTCACTACAGCCCTCAAGAAGAAATATGGTCAGGACATCCAACTCCCTGCCTATGAGGACATTCTCAGCCAAGAAATCGCTGAAGAATATAGCGACGTCAAAAGCAAGGCTGACTTTTCTTAA
- the cmk gene encoding (d)CMP kinase — MKTIQIAIDGPASSGKSTVAKIIAKDFGYTYLDTGAMYRAATYMALQNQLGVEEVEALLALLDQHPISFGRSETGEQLVFVGDVDITHPIRENEVTNHVSAIAAIPQVREKLVSLQQEIAQQGGIVMDGRDIGTVVLPQAELKIFLVASVDERAERRYKENIAKGIETDLETLKEEIAARDYKDSHRETSPLKQAEDAVYLDTTGLNIQEVVEKIKAEAEKRM; from the coding sequence ATGAAAACAATTCAAATTGCTATTGACGGTCCTGCTTCCAGTGGTAAGAGTACAGTCGCAAAGATTATTGCCAAGGATTTTGGATACACCTACCTAGATACAGGTGCCATGTATCGTGCGGCAACCTATATGGCTCTCCAAAACCAGTTAGGAGTAGAAGAAGTCGAAGCCCTTCTAGCCTTGTTGGACCAGCATCCAATTAGTTTTGGGCGTTCAGAAACTGGGGAACAGCTTGTCTTTGTAGGAGATGTGGATATTACCCATCCTATCCGTGAAAATGAAGTGACCAATCATGTTTCTGCTATTGCAGCAATTCCTCAAGTGCGTGAGAAACTGGTTTCTCTCCAACAAGAAATTGCCCAGCAAGGCGGGATTGTCATGGACGGTCGCGATATTGGGACTGTTGTATTGCCACAAGCAGAATTGAAAATTTTCCTAGTAGCTTCGGTAGATGAAAGAGCAGAGCGTCGTTACAAGGAAAATATTGCCAAGGGAATTGAAACAGACCTTGAAACTCTAAAAGAGGAAATTGCTGCGCGTGACTACAAGGATAGTCATCGTGAGACTTCGCCTCTCAAACAAGCAGAGGATGCTGTCTACCTTGATACAACTGGCTTGAACATTCAAGAAGTAGTTGAAAAAATCAAAGCAGAAGCTGAAAAAAGAATGTAA
- a CDS encoding ferredoxin, which translates to MKITLIPERCIACGLCQTYSDLFDYHDNGIVRFYDDPDQLEKEISPSQDVLEAVKNCPTRALIGNQEA; encoded by the coding sequence ATGAAAATCACACTTATACCTGAACGATGTATCGCCTGTGGACTTTGCCAAACTTATTCTGATTTATTTGATTACCACGATAATGGAATCGTGCGTTTTTACGATGACCCTGACCAACTGGAAAAAGAAATTTCTCCTAGTCAGGATGTCTTAGAGGCTGTTAAAAATTGCCCAACTCGCGCCCTGATTGGAAATCAGGAAGCCTAA
- a CDS encoding M24 family metallopeptidase: MSKLQQIVTYLESEKLDVAVVSDPVTINYLTGFYSDPHERQMFLFVLADQEPLLFVPALEVERATSTVSFPVVGYVDSENPWQKMKHALPQLDFKRVAVEFDNLILTKYHGLKIVFETAEFENLTPRIQRMRLIKSADEVQKMMVAGLYADKAVKVGFDNISLDKTETDIIAQIDFAMKREGYEMSFDTMVLTGDNAANPHGIPAANKVENNALLLFDLGVLVNGYASDMTRTVAVGKPDQFKKDIYNLTLEAQQAALDFIKPGVTAHEVDRAAREVIEKAGYGEYFNHRLGHGIGMDVHEFPSIMEGNDMVIEEGMCFSVEPGIYIPGKVGVRIEDCGVVTKDGFDLFTSTSKDLLYFD; the protein is encoded by the coding sequence ATGTCTAAATTACAACAAATCGTAACATATCTTGAATCAGAAAAACTAGACGTCGCTGTCGTATCTGACCCCGTCACAATCAATTACCTCACTGGCTTTTACAGTGATCCCCATGAACGCCAGATGTTCCTTTTTGTCCTAGCGGATCAGGAACCCCTCCTCTTTGTCCCAGCCCTTGAAGTTGAGCGTGCTACTAGCACTGTTTCCTTCCCAGTTGTGGGCTATGTGGATTCTGAAAATCCATGGCAAAAAATGAAACACGCTCTTCCACAGCTTGATTTCAAACGTGTCGCTGTTGAGTTTGACAATCTCATCTTGACCAAATATCATGGCTTGAAAATCGTTTTTGAAACTGCTGAGTTTGAAAACCTCACACCTCGTATCCAACGCATGCGCCTCATCAAATCAGCTGACGAAGTGCAAAAAATGATGGTTGCAGGTCTCTATGCGGACAAGGCTGTTAAGGTTGGTTTTGACAATATTTCTCTTGATAAGACAGAAACAGATATCATCGCCCAAATTGACTTTGCTATGAAACGTGAAGGCTATGAAATGAGTTTTGATACCATGGTCTTGACTGGTGATAATGCTGCAAATCCACACGGCATTCCAGCAGCAAACAAGGTTGAAAATAATGCTCTTCTCCTCTTTGACCTTGGTGTTCTAGTCAACGGCTATGCTTCAGATATGACTCGTACAGTCGCTGTTGGTAAACCAGACCAATTCAAGAAAGACATTTACAACTTGACCCTCGAAGCCCAACAGGCTGCTCTTGACTTTATCAAGCCGGGTGTGACTGCCCATGAAGTGGACCGCGCTGCCCGTGAAGTCATTGAAAAAGCTGGTTACGGCGAGTACTTCAACCACCGTCTTGGTCACGGTATCGGTATGGATGTCCATGAATTCCCATCTATCATGGAAGGAAACGACATGGTCATCGAAGAAGGCATGTGCTTCTCTGTTGAACCAGGTATCTATATCCCTGGTAAAGTCGGTGTCCGTATCGAAGACTGCGGTGTTGTTACCAAGGATGGCTTTGACCTCTTTACAAGTACCAGCAAAGACTTGCTTTATTTTGATTAA
- a CDS encoding bifunctional hydroxymethylpyrimidine kinase/phosphomethylpyrimidine kinase, protein MKNNRILALSGNDIFSGGGLSADLATYTLNGLHGFVAVTCLTALTEKGFEVFPTDDVIFQYELDSLRDVEFAGIKIGLLPTVSVAEKALDFIKQRPGVPVVLDPVLVCKETHDVAVSELCQELIRFFPYVSVITPNLPEAELLADQEIKTLEDMKTAAQKLHDLGAPAVIIKGGNRLSQDKAVDVFYDGQTFTVLENPVIQGQNAGAGCTFASSIASHLVKGDELLPAVESSKAFVYRAIVQADQYGVRQYEAN, encoded by the coding sequence ATGAAGAATAATCGTATTTTAGCACTTTCTGGAAATGATATTTTTAGTGGTGGTGGTTTGTCAGCTGATTTGGCTACCTATACCTTGAACGGCTTGCATGGCTTTGTAGCAGTGACTTGTTTGACAGCCTTGACAGAAAAAGGATTTGAAGTCTTTCCAACTGACGATGTCATTTTTCAATATGAATTAGATAGCTTGCGTGATGTGGAATTTGCAGGGATTAAGATTGGTCTTCTACCAACTGTCAGTGTGGCTGAGAAGGCCTTGGACTTTATCAAACAACGCCCAGGAGTACCTGTGGTGTTGGATCCTGTCTTGGTCTGCAAGGAAACGCATGATGTAGCTGTCAGTGAGCTCTGCCAAGAGTTGATTCGCTTTTTCCCTTATGTCAGTGTGATTACGCCTAACCTCCCAGAAGCAGAATTATTAGCAGATCAAGAGATTAAAACCCTTGAAGATATGAAAACTGCAGCACAGAAATTGCATGACTTAGGAGCGCCAGCAGTCATTATCAAGGGAGGCAATCGCCTTAGTCAGGATAAGGCTGTGGATGTCTTTTATGATGGACAAACCTTTACAGTCCTAGAAAATCCTGTTATCCAAGGGCAAAATGCTGGCGCAGGTTGTACCTTTGCCTCCAGCATTGCCAGTCACTTGGTTAAAGGTGATGAACTTTTGCCAGCAGTAGAAAGCTCTAAGGCTTTCGTTTATCGTGCCATTGTACAAGCAGATCAGTATGGAGTAAGACAATATGAAGCAAACTAA
- a CDS encoding Pr6Pr family membrane protein: MSKHYKFVFYSRVFLFLAAFTGVYLEITKHGGFGMLLYYTVLSNLLVTIFTLYLLKVMSRVGENWQKPSLLRLKGGVTMSIMITCVIYHFLLAPIATNFYTLENFLCHYIVPLWFFADTLFFDKQGQYKIWDPIVWTILPLLYMIFALFNGLVLKLNIPNAKDNPFPYFFLNVNKGWDVVFKWCLIIFVAYMVAGFIFYFIKQIKRKSS; the protein is encoded by the coding sequence ATGTCAAAACACTATAAATTTGTATTTTATAGCCGTGTCTTCTTGTTTCTAGCGGCTTTTACGGGAGTTTACCTTGAAATTACCAAGCATGGTGGTTTTGGGATGCTTCTCTATTACACGGTTCTGTCAAATCTGTTAGTAACTATTTTTACCCTCTATCTCTTAAAGGTTATGAGCCGTGTAGGTGAAAACTGGCAAAAGCCAAGTCTCTTGCGCTTAAAAGGTGGAGTCACCATGAGTATCATGATTACCTGTGTGATTTACCATTTCCTCTTGGCGCCTATTGCGACTAATTTCTATACTCTGGAAAATTTCCTTTGCCACTATATCGTTCCCCTTTGGTTTTTCGCAGATACCCTCTTTTTTGACAAACAGGGTCAATACAAGATTTGGGATCCAATTGTGTGGACGATTTTACCCTTGCTGTATATGATTTTTGCTCTTTTTAATGGCTTGGTTCTAAAACTCAATATTCCAAATGCCAAGGATAATCCTTTCCCTTACTTCTTTTTGAATGTGAACAAGGGTTGGGATGTTGTGTTTAAGTGGTGTCTGATTATCTTTGTTGCCTATATGGTAGCAGGATTTATCTTCTACTTTATTAAGCAAATCAAGAGAAAATCATCCTGA
- a CDS encoding SAG1386/EF1546 family surface-associated protein, producing the protein MEKEPWQEDIYDQEESRAERRKRTQGRDVVANRILTILASIFFVIVVVMIIVLIYLSSGGSNRTAALKDFHDSDASVAQVSSSSSSQPEQSSEPESTSSSSEEAANPEGTIKVLAGEGEAAIAARAGISIAQLEALNPGHMATGSWFANPGDVIKIK; encoded by the coding sequence ATGGAAAAAGAACCGTGGCAAGAAGATATTTATGATCAAGAAGAATCAAGAGCAGAGCGTCGTAAGAGAACTCAAGGCAGAGATGTAGTGGCCAATCGTATTTTGACTATCCTAGCCAGTATTTTCTTTGTAATTGTGGTGGTGATGATCATTGTTCTTATCTATCTATCATCGGGTGGGAGTAATCGCACAGCAGCCTTGAAAGATTTTCACGATTCTGATGCAAGTGTAGCACAAGTCTCATCTTCAAGCAGTTCCCAGCCTGAGCAGAGTTCAGAGCCAGAATCTACTTCTAGTAGTTCAGAAGAAGCTGCTAATCCTGAAGGAACGATTAAAGTTCTCGCAGGAGAAGGGGAAGCAGCCATTGCAGCTCGTGCTGGGATTTCGATTGCTCAGTTAGAAGCTTTAAATCCTGGGCACATGGCTACAGGATCTTGGTTTGCTAATCCAGGTGATGTTATAAAAATAAAATAG
- a CDS encoding ECF transporter S component: protein MKQTKTTKIAIVSLLTALSVVLGYFLKIPTPTGILTLLDAGVFFTAFYFGSREGAVVGGLAGFLIDLLSGYPQWMFFSLVNHGLQGFFAGFKGKTQWLGLILATIAMVGGYALGSTLMNGWAAALPEILPNFMQNMVGMIVGFILSQSIKKIK, encoded by the coding sequence ATGAAGCAAACTAAAACAACTAAAATTGCCATTGTATCCCTATTAACCGCCCTTTCTGTGGTTCTAGGCTATTTCTTAAAAATTCCAACACCGACAGGCATTCTAACTCTTTTAGATGCGGGTGTCTTCTTTACGGCCTTCTACTTTGGTAGTCGTGAAGGGGCTGTAGTCGGAGGACTAGCAGGTTTCTTGATTGACCTCTTATCAGGCTACCCTCAATGGATGTTCTTTAGCTTGGTCAACCATGGTTTACAGGGATTTTTCGCAGGATTTAAAGGAAAAACTCAGTGGTTAGGCCTTATCTTAGCAACGATTGCCATGGTAGGGGGTTACGCCCTAGGTTCAACTTTGATGAATGGCTGGGCTGCAGCCCTACCAGAAATCCTACCAAATTTCATGCAAAATATGGTAGGGATGATTGTAGGATTTATCCTTAGTCAAAGTATCAAGAAGATTAAGTAA
- a CDS encoding MFS transporter, with product MKQFLERASILALSLVLITSFSISSALPAMFDYYQGYPKEQIELLASLPSFGIMMMLLLNGFLEKIFTERLQISLGLLILSLSGTAPFWYQAYPFVFGTRILFGLGVGMINAKAISIISERYQGKTRIQMLGLRGSAEVVGASLITLAVGQLLAFGWTATFLAYSAGFLVLTLYLLFVPYGKSKKEVKKKAKDASRLTREMKGLIFTLAIEAAVVVCTNTAITIRIPSLMVERGLGDAQLSSFVLSVMQLIGIVAGVSFSFLISIFKEKLLLWSGITFGLGQIVIALSPSLWVVVAGSILAGFAYSVALTTVFQLVSERIPAKLLNQATSFAVLGCSFGAFTTPFILGAIGLMTHNGMLVFAILGSWLIVTSIFVMYLLQKRA from the coding sequence ATGAAACAATTTTTAGAACGGGCCAGTATTTTGGCTCTCTCCCTCGTTTTGATTACCTCCTTTTCGATTTCAAGTGCCCTGCCAGCCATGTTTGACTATTATCAAGGCTATCCTAAGGAACAAATTGAGCTCTTGGCTAGCTTGCCTTCCTTTGGAATCATGATGATGTTATTACTAAATGGTTTTTTAGAAAAAATATTCACTGAGCGCTTACAGATTAGTTTGGGCTTGCTGATTTTATCACTGAGCGGGACGGCTCCCTTTTGGTATCAAGCCTATCCCTTTGTCTTTGGAACACGGATTCTTTTTGGCCTGGGAGTTGGGATGATCAATGCCAAGGCCATTTCTATTATCAGTGAACGCTATCAAGGAAAAACGCGAATTCAAATGTTAGGGCTACGCGGTTCTGCAGAGGTCGTTGGGGCTTCTCTCATTACCTTGGCAGTCGGCCAATTGTTGGCCTTTGGTTGGACAGCTACCTTCCTAGCCTATAGTGCTGGATTTTTGGTGTTGACCCTTTATTTGCTCTTTGTCCCTTATGGAAAATCAAAGAAAGAAGTCAAGAAAAAAGCGAAGGATGCAAGTCGTTTAACTCGTGAAATGAAAGGCTTGATTTTTACTCTAGCTATTGAAGCGGCAGTTGTAGTTTGTACCAATACAGCTATTACCATCCGTATTCCAAGTTTGATGGTGGAAAGAGGACTTGGGGATGCCCAGTTATCTAGTTTTGTCCTTAGTGTCATGCAGTTGATCGGGATTGTGGCTGGGGTGAGTTTTTCTTTCTTGATTTCTATCTTTAAAGAGAAACTGCTCCTCTGGTCCGGTATTACCTTTGGTTTGGGGCAAATTGTGATTGCCTTATCTCCATCCTTGTGGGTGGTAGTAGCAGGAAGTATTCTGGCTGGTTTTGCCTACAGTGTAGCCTTGACGACGGTCTTTCAACTTGTTTCTGAAAGAATTCCAGCCAAACTCCTCAATCAAGCAACCTCATTTGCTGTTTTAGGCTGTAGTTTCGGAGCCTTTACGACCCCATTCATTCTAGGTGCGATTGGCTTGATGACTCACAATGGGATGTTGGTCTTTGCCATCTTAGGATCCTGGTTGATTGTAACCTCTATCTTTGTCATGTACCTACTTCAAAAGAGAGCTTAG
- the murT gene encoding lipid II isoglutaminyl synthase subunit MurT has translation MNLKTTLGLLAGCSSHFVLSRLGRGSTLPGKVALQFDKDILQNLAKNYEIVVVTGTNGKTLTTALTVGILKEVYGQVLTNPSGANMITGIATTFLTAKSSKTGKNIAVLEIDEASLSRICDYIQPSLFVITNIFRDQMDRYGEIYTTYKMILDAIRKVPTATVLLNGDSPLFYKPAIPNPVKYFGFDLEKGPAQLAHYNTEGILCPDCQSILKYEHNTYANLGAYICEGCGCKRPDLDYRLIELVELTNNRSRFVIDGQEYGIQIGGLYNIYNALAAVAIARFLGADSQLIKQGFDKSRAVFGRQETFHIGDKECTLILIKNPVGATQAIEMIKLAPYPFSLSVLLNANYADGIDTSWIWDADFEQITDMDIPEINAGGVRHSEIARRLRVTGYPAEKITETSSLEQVLKTIENQDCKHAYILATYTAMLEFRELLASRQIVRKEMN, from the coding sequence ATGAACTTAAAAACTACTTTGGGTCTTCTTGCTGGGTGTTCTTCCCACTTCGTTTTAAGCCGTCTTGGCCGTGGAAGTACGCTCCCAGGAAAAGTCGCCCTTCAATTTGATAAAGATATTTTACAAAACCTAGCTAAGAACTACGAGATTGTCGTGGTCACTGGAACCAACGGAAAAACCTTGACAACTGCCCTCACTGTCGGTATTTTAAAAGAGGTTTATGGTCAAGTTCTGACCAATCCAAGCGGTGCCAACATGATTACAGGAATTGCAACAACTTTCCTAACTGCCAAATCTTCTAAAACTGGGAAAAATATTGCAGTATTAGAAATTGACGAAGCCAGTCTTTCTCGTATCTGTGACTATATCCAGCCAAGTCTCTTCGTCATCACCAATATCTTCCGTGACCAGATGGACCGCTATGGTGAGATTTACACAACTTACAAGATGATTTTGGACGCCATTCGTAAGGTGCCTACTGCCACTGTTCTCCTTAATGGAGACAGTCCACTTTTCTACAAGCCAGCTATTCCAAATCCTGTAAAATATTTTGGTTTTGACTTGGAGAAAGGTCCAGCCCAGCTGGCTCACTATAATACCGAAGGAATTCTCTGTCCTGACTGCCAAAGCATCCTCAAATATGAGCATAATACCTATGCAAACTTGGGTGCCTATATCTGTGAAGGCTGTGGATGTAAACGTCCTGATCTCGACTATCGCTTGATAGAATTGGTTGAGTTGACCAACAATCGCTCTCGCTTTGTCATTGACGGCCAAGAATACGGAATCCAAATCGGGGGACTCTACAATATCTACAACGCCCTAGCTGCAGTTGCCATCGCCCGTTTCCTCGGTGCAGATTCGCAACTCATCAAGCAGGGATTTGACAAGAGCCGTGCAGTCTTTGGACGCCAAGAAACCTTCCATATCGGTGATAAGGAATGTACCCTCATCTTGATTAAAAATCCAGTCGGTGCGACCCAAGCTATCGAGATGATTAAACTAGCACCTTATCCATTTAGCCTATCTGTCCTCCTCAATGCCAACTATGCAGACGGTATTGATACTAGCTGGATCTGGGATGCTGATTTTGAACAAATCACTGACATGGACATCCCTGAAATCAACGCTGGCGGTGTTCGCCATTCTGAAATCGCTCGTCGTCTACGAGTAACAGGCTATCCAGCTGAGAAAATCACTGAAACAAGTAGTCTGGAGCAAGTTCTCAAGACCATTGAGAACCAAGACTGCAAGCATGCCTATATCCTGGCTACCTATACTGCTATGCTGGAATTCCGTGAACTGCTGGCTAGTCGTCAAATTGTTAGAAAGGAGATGAACTAA
- a CDS encoding zinc ribbon domain-containing protein YjdM: MNNLPNCPKCNSEYVYEDGALLVCPECAHEWNPAEVADVEEGLVAIDANGNKLADGDTVTLIKDLKVKGAPKDLKQGTRVKNIRIVEGDHNIDCKIDGFGAMKLKSEFVKKI; encoded by the coding sequence ATGAACAACCTACCAAATTGTCCAAAATGTAACTCAGAGTATGTCTACGAAGACGGTGCCCTACTGGTTTGCCCAGAGTGTGCTCATGAGTGGAATCCTGCTGAAGTTGCAGATGTAGAAGAGGGCCTTGTTGCTATTGATGCCAACGGGAATAAATTGGCTGACGGTGATACAGTAACCCTCATTAAGGATTTGAAAGTAAAAGGTGCGCCAAAAGATTTGAAACAAGGGACGCGCGTGAAAAATATCCGTATCGTAGAAGGCGACCACAATATCGACTGTAAGATTGATGGCTTCGGTGCCATGAAACTCAAATCAGAGTTTGTGAAGAAGATTTAA
- a CDS encoding glycosyltransferase family 2 protein: MVMSIIVPCLNEEEVLPLFYQALETLLPDLGTEIEYVFVDDGSSDGTLELLKAYREQNPTVHYISFSRNFGKEAALYAGLQYATGDLVVVMDADLQDPPSMLLEMKNLLDQNEDLDCVGTRRTSREGEPFFRSFCANLFYRLMQKISPVALPSGVRDFRMMRRSVVDAILSLTESNRFSKGLFAWVGFKTHYLDYPNVERQAGKTSWSFRQLFFYSIEGIVNFSDFPLIIAFVAGLLSCFISLLMTFFVVVRTLILGNPTSGWTSLMAVILFLGGIQLLTIGILGKYISKIYLETKKRPLYLIKEKSDGRSKQR, from the coding sequence ATGGTGATGTCAATCATTGTCCCCTGTTTAAACGAAGAGGAAGTACTTCCTCTTTTTTATCAGGCTTTGGAAACTTTACTTCCAGATTTGGGAACAGAAATCGAGTATGTCTTTGTCGATGATGGATCAAGTGATGGGACCTTGGAACTCTTAAAGGCCTATCGGGAACAAAATCCGACAGTGCATTATATTTCTTTCTCACGAAATTTTGGCAAAGAAGCAGCTCTGTATGCAGGCTTACAATATGCGACAGGAGATCTGGTGGTGGTAATGGATGCAGACCTCCAGGATCCTCCTAGTATGTTGCTTGAGATGAAAAACTTACTAGATCAGAATGAAGACTTGGACTGCGTTGGAACACGGAGAACTAGTCGGGAGGGAGAACCCTTCTTTCGCAGTTTCTGCGCCAATCTCTTTTACCGCCTTATGCAAAAAATTAGCCCAGTAGCCCTACCGTCAGGTGTCCGTGATTTTCGCATGATGAGACGGTCTGTGGTCGATGCCATTTTATCCTTGACCGAGTCTAATCGTTTTTCAAAGGGACTCTTTGCTTGGGTCGGCTTTAAAACCCACTATCTGGACTATCCAAATGTTGAAAGGCAGGCTGGTAAGACCAGTTGGAGTTTTAGGCAACTCTTTTTCTACTCTATTGAAGGGATTGTTAACTTTTCAGATTTTCCCTTGATTATAGCCTTTGTGGCTGGTCTCCTATCTTGTTTTATTTCTCTGCTTATGACCTTTTTTGTAGTAGTTCGTACCCTCATTTTGGGCAATCCGACATCAGGTTGGACCTCTCTGATGGCTGTCATTCTCTTTCTTGGAGGCATTCAACTCTTGACCATTGGGATTCTCGGCAAGTACATCAGTAAGATTTATCTAGAGACTAAAAAAAGACCACTTTATCTTATCAAAGAAAAAAGTGATGGTAGGTCAAAACAAAGATAG
- the truA gene encoding tRNA pseudouridine(38-40) synthase TruA, translating to MTRYKATISYDGYAFAGFQRQPHARSVQEEIEKTLTRLNKGQAITVHGAGRTDSGVHALGQVIHFDLPYQMDEEKLRFALDTQSPEDIDVISIELVADDFHCRYAKHSKTYEFIVDRGRPKNPMRRHYATHFPYPLDVERMQIAIKKLEGTHDFTGFTASGTSVEDKVRTITEASLRVDETGQFLTFTFSGNGFLYKQIRNMVGTLLKIGNNRMPVEQIDLILEKKDRQLAGPTAAPNGLYLKEIRYEE from the coding sequence ATGACGAGATATAAAGCAACTATTTCCTATGATGGTTATGCCTTTGCTGGTTTTCAGCGCCAGCCTCATGCGCGTAGCGTTCAGGAAGAAATTGAAAAAACCTTGACCAGGTTAAATAAAGGGCAAGCCATTACTGTTCACGGTGCTGGTAGGACTGATAGTGGGGTTCATGCTTTGGGACAGGTTATTCATTTTGACCTGCCTTATCAGATGGATGAGGAGAAGCTCCGTTTTGCTTTGGATACCCAGTCCCCTGAAGATATTGATGTGATTTCGATTGAGCTTGTGGCAGATGATTTTCATTGCCGTTATGCCAAGCATAGCAAGACTTATGAGTTTATTGTGGATAGAGGACGTCCCAAGAATCCTATGCGCCGTCACTATGCCACTCACTTTCCCTACCCACTCGATGTGGAACGCATGCAGATTGCAATCAAAAAGCTAGAAGGAACCCATGATTTCACTGGCTTTACAGCCTCTGGGACTAGTGTAGAAGATAAGGTTCGCACTATTACAGAAGCTAGCCTTAGGGTGGATGAGACAGGCCAGTTTTTGACCTTTACCTTTTCAGGAAATGGTTTCTTGTATAAGCAGATTCGCAATATGGTGGGGACGCTACTCAAAATTGGCAATAACCGCATGCCAGTAGAGCAGATTGACCTCATCTTGGAGAAAAAGGACAGGCAGCTTGCAGGTCCCACTGCAGCACCAAATGGTTTATATTTAAAGGAGATTCGTTATGAAGAATAA